Genomic DNA from Scleropages formosus unplaced genomic scaffold, fSclFor1.1, whole genome shotgun sequence:
ATCTGTTTGATTCTGGGAACTCTATACATGGGTAGCTTGTAATATCTGTGGAATGTTTGTCATGTGTGTTCTAGTTTTTAGCTCTTTTCAAAGGCAACTGGTTCGACTGGTCAAATCAACTACTGCCCATGTGCAAGTATGTTAGAGGACTCACATTTCTTACATACATACTATAGCAtggttttatttgcacaaaacacagtatttttttgtgtgtgtgtgcgcgcgcatgtaaAATCCATATTGcagtttttctcagttttgacacatttctccaagcgaacgtaattgctctcaaaacaattaacagagCCAACTAAGCACAGTCTTACTttgaccaaacagttcaattccactgGATACTGAAGTACTGCCATCAGCAGTAGAagtgtgtgctctgttgattgtacagtataatatagcCTGATGTACAAATACAGGAATGCAAATACACGTGAAGTTCTTTACTGAGGAGTTCTGCTGTGTAACAATGAGttgtccaaaagaaaaaaacatatatacatatatatatgcactgCAATCACTGAACTTCATTGATTATGCCTctcattcacatctggccaGAGAATTTCATCTACATCACAGCATATATTCTCACAagccatgcacacacacacacacacacacacattttctgaaccgcttgtcccatacggggtcgcggggaaccggagcctaacccggcaacacagggcgtaaggccggagggggaggggacacacccaggacgggacgccagtccatcgcaaggcaccccaagtgggactcgaaccccagacccactagagagcaggacctggtccaacccactgcaccaccgcaacccccttCGCGAGCCATGCATCTTGGGCAAACGCCACGAATACTGAATCCATGCTTGACAAGCTTCggcctcaacatctccacagggcTCTTCCATTTCTTGAAGAAGACTTACTTGGCTGTAAGGTGTTGTGTTTTGAATATTGTATAACCTCAGGGACAAGTGTTATAGTTTTTCTCAATCGTTttgtcacatttctccaaattaatgtaattgctctcaaaacaattaacacagccaactgAACATACTCTTAGCTTGATCAAACAGTTCAGTTCCACTGCATAATgaagtactgccttttcttctactaatgcatttactaaaattaaatactaacatcaaacGTACAATGGTGTCGCCTATTGATTGTATATCATAGTCTGATGTACACActcaaatacatgaatgcaaatacacgtttatcgtgaagttctctactgaggagttctgttgtataaaagaagctactgcctcaacatctcTACAGGCCTCTTCCATCGCTTGAAGAGGCCTATGGactgccgtcaagctgaagaaggagttctatcgggcctggctggctcataggactcctgaagcagctgacgggtaccggcgggccagacggagcgcggctctggcagtcgccacggcaaaaattcgggcctgggaggagtttggcgaggccatggaggaagactttcggtcagcctcaaagagattttggcaaaccgtccggcgactcagaggggggaagcagtgttccgccaacactgtttacagtggaagtggtgcgctgctgacctcaactgatgatgtcctcgggcggtggaaggagtactttgaggatctcctcaatccctccgacacgccttccgtagaggaagctgaggccgggggctcagagggggactcgtccattaccctggctgaagttgctgaggtagtcaaaaaactcctcggtggcaaggctccgggggtggatgagatccgccccgagtttctcaagtctctggatgttgtggggctgtcttggctgacacgcctctgcagcatcgcgtggagttcggggacggtgcctctggactggcagaccggggtggtggtccctctttttaagaagggggaccggagattgtgttccaactatagggggatcacactccttagcctccctgggaaagtctatgccggggtactggagaggagaatccgaccgatagtcgaacctcggatccaggaggagcaatgcggttttcgccctggccgtggaacactggaccagctctataccctcactagggtgttggagggttcatgggagtttgcccaaccagtccatctgtgttttgtggacctggagaaggcattcgaccgtgtccctcgtggcatcctgtggggggtacttcgggattatggggttcggggctcgttgctacgggctgttcgttccctgtatgaccggagcaggagcttggttcgcattgccggcagtaattcagaccttttcccggtgcatgttggactccgccagggttGCCCTTTGTCAcccattctgttcattatctttatggacagaatttctaggcgcagccagggaacggagggtgtctgttttggtggccgcaggatctcgtctctgctttttgcggacgatgtggtcctgttggcttcatcgaatcaagacttacagcgtgcactggagaggtttgcagccgagttcgaagcggcggggatgagaatcagcacctccaaatccgaggccgtggtcctcagtcggaaaaaggtggattgccccctccgggttaggggagagctcctccctcaagtggaggagtttaagtatctcggggacttgttcacgagtgagggaaaaatggagcggcaggttgacagacggatcggtgcggcgtccgcagtaatgcggtcattgtaccggtctgttgtggtgaagaaggagccgagtcgtaaggcgaagctctcaatttaccggtcgatctacgtttcctaccctcacctatggtcatgaactctggatcatgagcgaaagaatgagatcgcggatacaaggggcagaaatgagtttcctccgcagggtggctgggcgcacccttagggatagggcgaggagctcagtcacccgggaggagctcggagtagagccgctgctcctccgcatcgagaggagccagttgagatggctcgggcatctgttccggatgcctcctggacgcctccctggggaggtgttccgggcatgtcccactgggaggaggccttggggcagacccaggacacgttggagagactacgtctcccggctggcctgggaacgccttggggttcccccagaggagctggaggaggtttgtggggagagggaagtctggggggctctgcttagactactgcccccgcgacccggtcccggataagcggaggaagatggatggatgtctgcatggttttatgttctgtctgcattatgctatgttcttgtctgctgcgttatcggtaatcatgtttgtattagtctatgtctagttcagtatgtgcttatgtagtctgtatgtgtgaatgtgcactgtagttttgctctaaaccggaagcaaattccttgtatgctcatgtatacttggccaataaagctgattctgattctgtaaGGGTTGtgatcatacactttccatctccaacaggagaagaactcctcaattggattcaggaaaggagaatatggcGGAAGGAACACCACCCTGAAATGTGgatgatgctcaaaccactcaCGCACCAGCACCGAACGatggaatggcacattgtcccaaacaactacaaaatctcGATCCATTTGCTTCCGGTCAACCTgcgggaagaggatttcattgagggagttcaaaaaaatttgtatcctttcggcgttgtatggccccaagacagcactgtgtgccacaacacccaccagtagttgaaattgcggcagacatggtgatgttgcctccccGTTGTCCAAGGACATtgactgtggcacgatggccaatcacattcctctctcttctccttttttttgttgagattgaagccagcttcatcaatacaaaggtactcaaaatgagtagcactgctatccaactccaaaatcctctagagtaaaaagaacacaaggtacaataagttagtgttttttttaaagtaatggcattgattgcaaagtttatactgtatcTGTTGCGGAACAGTCTGGGTTCCCactttgacacagcactatgcccagagacaccggaatttttccacttagagtggaatagtatatagacacataagatccaggaaaacaatatctttatatttagagtaaaagtgcagtaattgagtttctctcaaagggcactttgtatacctgcttcatccggacggcatttctccttacaacacgATCAGTTGtagcaagactgcattgctgaaaattctggaatacttggttgtcctgtattattctttgctgaATATCTTTGAGGCGGATGATGTTGTTCTGggccaccatgtcaacaatggcatgctcttgttcaattgaaaagagtcttgttcgTCCACCCAtacaaatgacagagttttgcttgttgtgtttcgcaaaatggtacataaatgtatgcTAAGACTTTGAGAAttcttacattttcagttttttatgatGGCAAGCTACAAGTATGTTCTTGTTTATGTAGCACCATATTTTTCAAGagtaatttcagtttcactttattgtGAAGAGCGTTCATTTCACTGGAATGATGTAGAGTACTGAACAACATATACAAACAGGAGAGCTACAGAAGCAGcaataatgcagtttttccgtgaaccagttgtgtgtgtgtgtgtgtgtgtgtgtttgcatgtttttgtgcattctATATTCATGACATTAACAACACTTGTGTGGTCCACATTAGAATGTGCTTTTCCGAAATATTTAAATACCGTGCAGTTTTCATGCCATCCATGTGATGTGTATGACATAGGaaaaattgttggaaaaaaataaagcagaacgCTTGTagtaaagaaaaactgaaacgtgGTGCATCCAAATTGTCTCTTGAAGTTGTAACTGCAAGTTGTCTCTTAACTGGACTTAATTGGCTTCTACCTGTGATTCATTAAAGTAATGAccacattttctaaataaaaagtatcagtGGATGTTATTCTTGGAAATGAGAGGCTTTTGGAGATGCACACTGCTGTGTGGCCCCCTTGTTGAATCAGTGCTAATAAACTGGTAATTGAAAATATCTTTTCAGCGACCTTTGCCTGGTGAATAAGACCCGATGATGGATATTTCATACTTTCAGTTGCAGTGTTGATAATTGCATTGTACCCTAACTGGATCTAGTCTGGAGTGTATTTTTGTTGCACTTCAACAACACGGATCGTATCTGCAATGTTGAGGCCGTATCCAGTTGAGTGTCATTGTGACGCTTGAATTCATGCTTTTAATAACCCATGATCTGTAACAGAAACAGGACACTAattaacatacatatacattataatatgcaatgaaaaacattaccAGCAATCCACTTGCAATTACCTGCCAATGgagaattattcatttagcggatgctttctctaaagcaactcacagtgttgagctacttattatttaaccatttatagagccgggtcactttactggagcaatttgtaggccaaaaaccttgctcaagggtatgattgctgaaagtggaatttgaacatgtgacctttgggtccaaaagcagtagctctaactaagATAACAGCTATCCCCAGTGCAACTTTATTGTGTCAGTTGGAGCCTACAGGTACTCACTTCAGAGCAGTATggtacagaaaacaaagattGTTAGGGTGTACAGTCTATGTTAGTGATACACACGTACACCGTttctaatgaatataaatatgaaatttagtCATTACAATAAACTGTTACTGGGCTgaagcctttgttcaaggtgccttacagcgttttatttatacaaatcaCAGTATTCCTTTCGATGTTTCTGAACCAGATCCATGATATGAGCAACATGATTTTTTATGCAACTCAAATGAGTTACAATTTAAATGGGAattaaagcttttgttttccgCACATCCgttgaaatgtaatataacatttacttttcacagaaaaaaacctttcttaaaGTTATCACTATAGAAAATAGACTCAAATTGTGTCAAGTAGTGCACATTAAAGCTTGGAAACCATGACTGACGATGTAGAGGCACCGAGGCCTTTTTCTCCCCATTGCAAACACAGGGTTATGTTTCAAAGTGAGACAGTCTTCAAGTCTGATTTGTTACAATCGTGACAGTAACAGGTGTAACACGACTACTTTTATTCAGTTCTGCCGCTTCTTCTAATATACAGGAACTCTTCTTAAAAATCTGACCTTCAGCTAGTGAACAATACCAGACTGAAACGTTTTCAGTACTTTTCACTACAGTCATGGAAATTACAGTACACCCTTACGGGGGTTACTTCACAATGTGCTTTTGCTGTACTTTGAGACCAGAATTAAAAATCAGACGGACACAGTATTCAGAGTGATCAAgagactttattttcttttagttGATTCGTCGTGTCTGCAGTGGAGTGGAATTTAAGAAGGAAGGCTCATATCTGGAATGCTGAGATCCTATCCAGTAGACTGTCCTTCACACCGcttaaatttctgcttttactgattcataatctgtaacagaaaaagGCCGCTTGTTAAAACTCAGAAACATTATATTGCGCTACGAAAAacctcaataaaattaaaatatttcccttccaactacattttaaaaattagattGCATCAGTTAGATATGATCGTATCAATTAGATATGGTAAAATTGACTATAGAAGTTATTTTAGATCATTCAGCTTTCTGTAACAAATCACTTGCAGTTGTGTGCCTTGTCCGTTTCGGgttagtactttgatcaaggtggTAGGAGAGGAGGGTGAATCACACCAGAGACCTTCAGCTTGGTAGAGGCTGACTAAAAACACGGTGCCACCAACTGCCACAATTCTAAAACTGCACTTGTTCTGAGACAAACAGTTCTCATTGGTTCTCGCGAACAGTGACTCTCTGTGATTGGCTAGTAGGAGCCTACGGGTACTCACTCCTTCCATCCAGGTGGTGTACGCCGAGACTCGGGTGAAAACGGTGGGTTTCCTCAGTGTGTTGCAGCCGAGGGAGGACACAAAGCTGGTCACACCATGGACGTAGTAGCGTCCATTGACCTGACAGTTCAGTGGACCGCCGCCGTCACCCTGAAGAGTAACAGACCTTAAGTTAACGAAAGGCAAGTTTTCGGATACGTCGTCTTGATCCTCAGAACCTAAATCAAACCATTTGAGATGTATCACTAGAATTCAAATAcctctgaaatatttacacacattacaaTTTCCCTcaatttaacagaaaagttgtgttttatacttttgttCATACTGTAGTAATAAAGGCTGAGTCACCTGGCAGGCAGAGTCACTGCCGCCCCCTGCACAGACCATAGTGGTCTTAACAGTGCTGCCCCACCAGTCACTCCTGGAGCAGGTGCTGTAGTCCACCAGAGGCAGGTACGCCTGCTTCAAAGAGGCAGACAGCTGACCCCCACCTGCAGAGACCAAGGCCGACACAGTCAGGGATGGCTAAGGTGTCACACAGTAAGAACAAATTTCGTTTCAAACATGCATATAGCAcacgaaaacacacagaatgcagtaaacaggtaacatgacaataaaaaataaggctGTAAATCACCCAGGTAAAGTGTTATACTCACTCTGGGTGTAGCCCCAGCCTGTGACGTAGCAGGGGTTGTTGTTGGGCAGGATCTGACCGAATGAGGGCAGAGAAGCCAGCTGCACGTAGGAGTTGAGGGTGGCATCGAAGGACAGACGGAGCAGAGCGATATCATACCTGAGGGGAGGCAAATGAGCCATACGGGTGTtcagatgatgaaaaaataaccaaatcacCTTAGTGTCATTTACAGCAAGTCACATAAATACTccataaactcatttttttctggtaatTTTTGGCTACCAGGGTTAATGTTTAAGTGTTTGACCAAGATTCTTTACAGGTGACCTGTCTTCACTACCACTTATAATTTTTCGGATATCATGCGTAGGTAGGTACAGGCTCTAGAACCGAATTCATCTCATTTTGACCACTTGCACGGTTTTCACGGCAAAGGAGGCTATGAAAAATGCTGATCACTGCTTTCTTCCACAAACGACTGCTGTACCACTTCATCACTCTGTATTCTGTTTTGAAcatagaacatgcaaattttgagTTGAGTTTTgactaattttactgtaattaagcaaaaaaaggtCCTACAGTACTTCTCAAATTTTAAGTGAGAAAAGCTCGCCTGGCTCGTCCACTCACCCGTTGGCGAGACTGTTGGGGTTCCAGTTGGGGTGTACGTAGAAATTGCTCACAGCGATCGCCTGCTCTGTGCCCTCACTCACATATATGTTGTGATCGCCAAGAACCACTCGCCAAGTCTTTGTTCTAGAGAGCAGTAGGGTACAGAAAACAGAGATTGTTAGGGTGTACAGTCTATGTTAGtgatacacacatgcaccatttctaatgaatataaaaatgaactttagTCATTATAATAGACTGCTACTGGGCTGaggcctttgttcaaggtgccttacaatgttacaataatCACAAGTCACAAGTATattcccttttatacagcagggtatttgtaaAGGAGCAACTCAGGATAGGCACTTTCCTCTTTCTGTCTAAAGAGTTGTTCATAGAGACCACTGGATGCATGGTCCAAACCCATTATACCGCACAACCAAAGTTACAACACACCAAAGTGCTGCCGTAAGTCTTTTAGGACATGCCAGCTTAGGCCCCAAACTCACGTGTCCACACATTGGGCAGCTGTCATCACCCAGCCTCTCCTGACCAGAGAACCTCCACAGTAGTGGTAGTACCAAAAGTACAAATACTGGTACTGAAGGGAGACCtgagacacaaagcaggaaaaatccATCAGGTACATTATAATTAACATATTGACCATAAATTAACACATAACTGTTGAGTTAAATGAGCCTCACCAAAAGGGGCTAAACCTTAGTCTCACTTAAAGAGGCCAGTATagcaaaagcattattttctaatgacaaaaaaaaaaaaaaaaaaaaagtgacgaatgctgaaattgacaaaaacattcaacacCGTTATGTGTCATACCTGCCAGGGCCAAGCATGGGGTTGGGCTTCACTACCCCCCACAACCTTATCTTGCAATGCTTTCATGTATTGGGGCTTTACATTTTGCTCAGCAAGCACTGGGGAAAACCAAAAGACAGTCAACATTAGAACAATGTGAAAACTATCGTGAACCTTGCAAGAAATTGACTAAGATTAGTCAAATGGATTTAACTATGCATACCGATAACGTGACTGAGTGAAAAACTTTGCTGTGGAAAAGACGGTTCTTACCCACTGCTATGAGAGCACTCAGCAGTAGAAACTTCAGCATGTCTGCAGGCCTTCTGGACTCTGTGATGAGCTGGGATTTTCTGACTCACTGATGTATTTGATCCCGGGAGCTCCATATATATAGGTAGCTTGTAATATTTGTGGAATGCGTGTTCTTGGTTTTACTTTTAGTTAGGTCAAAGCCAACTGGTTCAACCAGTCATGTCAACTATTGCCCATGTGCAGGTGTGTTAGAGGACTCaatcatatttattgcatatatacTAGATACTATCGCATCgtttaatttgcacaaaacgcagtattcctgtctctgtgtgtgtatgtgtttgtgtgcaaaatccatattgaaaatgttttcgtggtgcacagaaattaaaatgtgcgtTTGTAGCAATACACCAGTTTACAGACTGGTCTGTGTGCACAGACATGTAGTCCCCCAATAAACCTAGGaacttgaattattattatttattacttggctgagagggggtgcggtggtgcagtgggttggaccacagtcctgctttccggtgggtctggggttcgagtcccgcttggggtgccttgtgacggactggcgtcctgtcctgggtgtgtcctctccccctctggccttacgccctgtgttaccgggttaggctccggttccctgcgaccccgtatgggacaagcggttctgaaaatgtgtgtgtgtgtgtgtgtgtgtgtgtgtgtgtgtgtgtgtgtatattttttaattatcatccTAATTATTAACTCCCGCCGCAGACTACGTGCCGTGAGTTTAGAGACTGCCGCATCTTCCTTTTCACGGAGACATCTCTCAGAGACAGAGTTCCAGACGCCGTCATTCACCTAGACGGGCTCGCCTTGTTCCGTGCCGACAGAAatgcagctctgtctctgtgcggTAAGGCTCGCGGTGGTGGCTTGTGTGTTTACATCAACACGAATTGGTGCAAGAGCTCGGTGCTTGTCTCTAGTTACTGCTCATCGCTGTTGGAGTTTGTGACTGTTACATGCAGACCATTTTATCTACTGCAGGAATTCACCACTGTCCGTATAGTCAGAGTATACATTCCCCCCAGCGCAAATGCCTAAGGagatgcagtgtgagctgtgtgcGGCTATTAGCAAACTGCGGAATGCACACAAGCCAATCTCAAGTCGGTGCGCACTAAATTCCATAAACATATGGACTTTTCAACGAGAGGGGCAAAGGAGATGGatattttttatacaaacaTCCCCGGCGCTTTCCGGGCAGAGCCCCGCCCTCACCTCGGGTACTCGGACCACATCTCTATTATGCTGTTCCCAGCATACGGACCGCTCCGCTCGTCAGACGCGCCAAACCGGttctgaaacagatgaaaaccTGCCCAGCAGGAACCATCTCTGCTCCTCAGGACTCCTTTGATCGCACTGACTGGCACGTGTTCAGGGATGCTGCAACCAATGATGACTCCACCAACTTGGAGGAATGCATGGCATCAGTGACcagctacatcagcaagtgcaacGACCACGTCACCGCCTCCAAGACCATCACTACACGCTCCAACCAGAAGCCGTGGATGACTGCCAAGGTGCGTGCATTGCCGAGGACCCGAGACTCTGCCTTCAAAGCAGGGGACAAGGTGGCCGTAAGAACAGCGAGGGACAAACTGTCC
This window encodes:
- the LOC114909765 gene encoding elastase-1-like translates to MLKFLLLSALIAVVLAEQNVKPQYMKALQDKVVGGSEAQPHAWPWQVSLQYQYLYFWYYHYCGGSLVRRGWVMTAAQCVDTTKTWRVVLGDHNIYVSEGTEQAIAVSNFYVHPNWNPNSLANGYDIALLRLSFDATLNSYVQLASLPSFGQILPNNNPCYVTGWGYTQSGGQLSASLKQAYLPLVDYSTCSRSDWWGSTVKTTMVCAGGGSDSACQGDGGGPLNCQVNGRYYVHGVTSFVSSLGCNTLRKPTVFTRVSAYTTWMEGIMNQ